A genomic stretch from Halichoerus grypus chromosome 5, mHalGry1.hap1.1, whole genome shotgun sequence includes:
- the SPRR4 gene encoding LOW QUALITY PROTEIN: small proline-rich protein 4 (The sequence of the model RefSeq protein was modified relative to this genomic sequence to represent the inferred CDS: inserted 1 base in 1 codon; substituted 1 base at 1 genomic stop codon), producing MSXQQQRRQSLPQKAQQQQVKQPCQPPPVRCQEXCAPQTNNPRAPQPKKQCPPKGTVIPTQHKCPMAQQAPKNKQK from the exons ATGTCTTAGCAGCAGCAGCGGAGGCAGAGCCTGCCCCAGAAGGCCCAGCAGCAGCAGGTGAAGCAGCCCTGTCAGCCACCCCCTGTCAGATGTCAAG AATGTGCACCACAAACCAACAATCCACGTGCTCCACAGCCCAAGAAACAATGCCCACCCAAGGGCACAGTGATCCCCACCCAGCACAAGTGTCCCATGGCCCAGCAAGCCCCCAAGAATAAACAGAAGTAA